In the genome of Thermosphaera aggregans DSM 11486, one region contains:
- a CDS encoding dihydropteroate synthase-like protein, producing MLFVTGMVAKPLLEKIVAQLSGVEAKVLSLPIPVAAMMTSEYLARELPRYPEFIEWADVIIAPGFTKGNLEEVAKRVGKPVYKGCLYAYDIPIMIEYLKKGGELSPINPLDELLAEEKRKREENILAELKSQAENSFFEIGGEPVSHKYPLIIGEVFVNEKADFDAIASKARRLVSHGADILVIGSSRLPFDTVVEYSRKIKQLVKKPVGVDYFRFEAFSSLSDGEVDMLLSFPAGSIPRFDSKEEFRKTAVVIIPDPLAATVEEKISSLRTGLKYAFHKGFGKVVLDPVLNPPQQGFIESLYAFKTARKEFPNHPILMGVSNFTELIDADSIGVNATLASIGVEAGVDLFLVTEESDKTVFSIKEFRRALDIALLAREMEKPPKDFSINLLVCKSKKRRGLKSRELTNPVKASHPYSLKADPSGYFKIYVDHDQEVIIVEHYKHGFNKPDITIVGTEPSAIFREILERKLASSPEHFYYLGKELWKAKTALKLGKDYIQDEELF from the coding sequence ATTTTATTTGTAACAGGCATGGTGGCAAAGCCTCTTTTAGAGAAGATTGTGGCACAGCTCTCTGGCGTGGAAGCTAAGGTTTTATCGCTTCCAATACCCGTAGCCGCGATGATGACTAGCGAATATCTAGCCCGAGAACTTCCACGGTACCCTGAGTTCATTGAATGGGCTGACGTAATAATTGCTCCGGGCTTTACGAAAGGCAACTTGGAAGAAGTTGCCAAGAGAGTGGGAAAACCTGTTTATAAGGGGTGCTTGTACGCATACGACATCCCGATTATGATTGAATATTTAAAGAAGGGCGGGGAACTATCACCCATCAACCCATTAGACGAACTATTAGCTGAGGAGAAAAGGAAAAGGGAGGAAAACATTCTAGCAGAGTTGAAGAGCCAAGCTGAAAACTCGTTTTTCGAGATAGGTGGAGAACCGGTCTCACACAAGTATCCTTTAATAATAGGCGAGGTTTTCGTTAACGAGAAGGCTGATTTTGACGCGATCGCCTCCAAGGCACGTAGGCTAGTATCACACGGGGCCGATATATTGGTAATAGGGTCCAGCCGTCTTCCATTCGATACTGTAGTCGAGTATTCGAGAAAGATTAAACAGCTAGTGAAGAAGCCGGTGGGGGTTGACTACTTCCGCTTCGAAGCTTTCAGCTCACTCAGCGATGGAGAAGTAGACATGCTTTTAAGTTTTCCAGCCGGCTCAATACCCCGCTTTGATTCAAAGGAAGAGTTCCGCAAAACAGCCGTTGTCATAATCCCCGATCCGTTAGCCGCCACGGTTGAAGAGAAGATCTCCAGCTTGAGAACGGGTTTGAAATACGCTTTTCACAAGGGTTTTGGAAAAGTAGTTCTCGACCCTGTCTTGAATCCTCCGCAACAAGGATTCATAGAATCGCTATACGCGTTTAAAACCGCGAGAAAAGAGTTTCCGAATCACCCGATATTAATGGGTGTGAGCAATTTTACAGAGTTAATCGACGCTGACAGTATCGGGGTAAACGCTACGTTAGCCAGCATTGGGGTTGAGGCAGGCGTAGACTTATTCCTAGTTACAGAAGAGAGCGATAAAACAGTTTTCTCCATTAAGGAGTTTAGGAGAGCGTTAGACATTGCCTTGCTTGCTAGAGAGATGGAGAAACCACCAAAGGATTTCTCAATAAACCTGCTCGTGTGTAAAAGCAAAAAGAGAAGGGGGTTGAAATCCCGGGAGCTAACAAACCCTGTTAAAGCCTCTCACCCATATTCCCTAAAAGCTGACCCATCCGGGTACTTCAAGATATATGTAGATCACGATCAAGAAGTTATAATCGTAGAGCATTATAAGCATGGGTTTAATAAGCCGGATATTACCATAGTGGGGACGGAGCCCTCCGCAATATTTAGGGAAATCCTGGAGAGAAAGCTTGCCTCCAGCCCGGAACATTTCTACTACCTTGGTAAAGAGCTCTGGAAAGCGAAAACCGCATTAAAGCTTGGCAAGGATTATATTCAAGATGAGGAACTCTTTTAA
- a CDS encoding RAD55 family ATPase translates to MPESNLMLEVDILLYVLPEGIKRNSLVIIAGEGGSGKSALLANIAKSVVKNNEPLLYLALDDDPATIVDQLISFNVDVEKAFNEGRFGIIDGFSYLIKGKKGKSHPMVLDEVNPGDLDSLVYSLLKHVDYFNMRGRGMVMIDSLNEIMITLDPTRIIEFVKTIRANIAKHRGVTTIATLHTSTEDFLSYLLNIEHLVDGIIEMQTLKDKNLGELQIPLRQMLVRKMKGVPHRAVWTLFTIDKEGVKPVVIKTSK, encoded by the coding sequence TTGCCCGAGAGTAATTTAATGCTGGAAGTAGACATCCTCCTATATGTCCTACCCGAAGGTATTAAGAGAAACTCTCTTGTAATCATTGCCGGCGAAGGAGGTTCCGGCAAAAGCGCCCTCCTCGCTAATATCGCAAAATCAGTTGTTAAAAACAATGAGCCCTTACTCTACCTAGCGCTCGACGACGATCCAGCAACCATTGTAGACCAGCTTATCTCGTTCAACGTTGATGTTGAAAAAGCGTTTAACGAGGGAAGATTCGGGATTATTGACGGCTTCAGCTACTTGATAAAGGGGAAGAAGGGGAAGAGCCACCCCATGGTTCTTGACGAGGTAAACCCGGGGGACTTAGACAGCCTTGTCTACTCTCTCCTCAAACACGTTGACTACTTTAACATGAGAGGGCGGGGAATGGTGATGATAGACAGCCTTAACGAGATCATGATCACCCTGGACCCAACAAGGATCATAGAGTTTGTGAAAACTATCAGGGCAAACATAGCGAAACACAGAGGCGTCACCACGATAGCAACACTTCACACTTCGACCGAGGACTTCCTCTCATACCTGCTAAACATTGAACACTTAGTTGATGGAATAATTGAAATGCAAACTCTTAAAGACAAGAACCTAGGGGAATTACAAATACCGTTGAGGCAAATGCTTGTGAGAAAGATGAAAGGCGTTCCTCACAGGGCAGTATGGACCCTCTTCACCATTGATAAGGAAGGAGTAAAACCCGTGGTTATTAAAACCTCAAAGTAA
- a CDS encoding CaiB/BaiF CoA transferase family protein produces MLLKGLKVLDLSHTLAGPFATMVLADLGAEVIKIESPSGDETRSWAPFVDGESSYYLSINRGKRSVVVNLKDPRGVKIIHDLVKRVQVVIENFRPGVAEKLGVDYETLVKINQNLIYASIKGFSKNSIYEEKPAYDLIIQAMSGLMTTTGEEGSPPVRVSFALFDVITGLTIVNYILAGLYSGIRPLRIEVPMYDAAIFSMCYVPMMYLTTGRKPRRMGHAHPSMVPYQAFQDKHGKWFIVAAANDRLWLNLCKAIGREDLASDPRFATNPERVKNRDELIKILQEIFHGNTREFWIETLSKSGVPAAPVYEIDEVFEDPYVKNQGIVFKVRHRKLGEIPQLSSPGFINGARSNSLTPPPMLGQDTVEVLKGLGYSESEIEVLRKEGVVYYP; encoded by the coding sequence ATGCTTTTAAAAGGATTAAAAGTACTTGACTTAAGCCATACTTTAGCAGGCCCATTCGCGACAATGGTATTGGCCGACCTTGGCGCGGAGGTTATAAAGATAGAGTCTCCCTCCGGCGACGAGACACGGAGCTGGGCCCCGTTCGTTGACGGGGAAAGCTCGTACTACCTCTCGATTAACCGTGGAAAAAGAAGCGTGGTTGTAAACTTGAAAGACCCTAGAGGAGTGAAAATAATCCATGATCTCGTTAAAAGGGTTCAAGTGGTCATAGAAAACTTCAGGCCGGGAGTAGCTGAGAAGCTCGGAGTCGACTATGAAACACTCGTCAAAATAAACCAAAACCTCATATATGCAAGCATCAAAGGCTTCAGTAAGAACAGCATTTACGAGGAAAAGCCCGCGTACGACCTTATAATCCAAGCGATGTCCGGGCTTATGACGACGACCGGGGAAGAAGGCTCACCCCCGGTTAGAGTGAGCTTCGCGCTTTTCGACGTTATAACCGGGTTGACAATTGTCAACTACATTCTTGCAGGCCTATACAGCGGCATAAGGCCGCTCAGAATTGAAGTCCCCATGTATGATGCCGCCATATTTTCAATGTGCTACGTTCCCATGATGTATTTGACTACTGGACGAAAGCCTAGAAGAATGGGGCATGCGCATCCTTCAATGGTTCCATACCAAGCCTTCCAAGACAAGCATGGGAAGTGGTTCATAGTGGCAGCCGCGAATGATAGGTTATGGTTAAACCTTTGTAAAGCGATTGGGAGAGAAGACTTGGCGAGCGATCCAAGGTTTGCCACCAATCCTGAAAGGGTTAAGAACAGGGATGAGTTGATCAAGATTTTACAGGAAATTTTCCATGGAAACACTCGGGAATTTTGGATTGAAACATTGAGTAAATCGGGAGTCCCCGCGGCACCTGTGTATGAGATTGACGAAGTGTTTGAAGACCCTTACGTTAAAAACCAAGGAATAGTCTTCAAAGTCAGGCACCGTAAGCTTGGAGAAATACCGCAGCTCTCTTCACCAGGCTTCATTAACGGCGCGAGAAGCAATAGCCTTACTCCCCCGCCAATGCTGGGACAGGATACGGTGGAAGTTTTAAAGGGGTTGGGTTACTCGGAGTCGGAGATAGAAGTACTGAGGAAAGAGGGAGTAGTATACTATCCATAG
- a CDS encoding gamma-glutamyltransferase family protein, producing MPVKIAQGEKGVSADHYLAVKAGIEILEQGGNAFDAAIAVSSVLSVVQPQMGGPGGDGFLLGFLDQDVIAYSSSGRSPSGFNPERFIQEKPVAGPLTVTVPGLVYLWGMVNEEYGTLPMSTLLKPAISLAYNGFRAGWFLASSVKARRDILSNYKWAKYYMGLSHGDLVVNRDAGRTLRIIATRGWDEFYHGKLAEELVSELQEQGVDLGLEDFMEHEGFRVTPLKLELDGRTFYELPPNSQGITTLNLITALHELGLDRYGFNDPQRILAWSEPVEKSYLFRDNFIGDPDYMVVNPYEYLHYGKIKDVKTFATEGLGGGDTTFFVVSDGEAVMGFIQSLFHPFGSGLMMGGFPVQNRGIGFAKTKGLPNSPAPKKLPLHTLSILGIDAEEGKYIIGCVGGDYRPQLHLRVYENLFIYNMDLAEALDAPRFIYTKPYVKQTVEVEPPLNTVETGKISLVLTRPYGTHGHVHVAIKKKGYVVLGNDPRSEGIAIAL from the coding sequence ATGCCGGTGAAGATAGCTCAGGGAGAGAAAGGGGTATCCGCTGATCATTACTTAGCTGTTAAAGCAGGCATTGAAATTCTCGAGCAAGGAGGAAACGCCTTCGATGCCGCGATAGCGGTTAGCAGCGTTCTCTCAGTTGTCCAGCCGCAAATGGGAGGCCCAGGCGGCGATGGATTCCTACTGGGATTCCTGGATCAGGATGTAATAGCCTACTCTTCGTCGGGGAGGTCTCCCTCAGGGTTCAACCCTGAGAGATTCATCCAGGAAAAACCGGTAGCGGGACCATTAACAGTGACTGTTCCGGGGCTTGTCTACCTCTGGGGCATGGTTAACGAGGAATATGGTACTCTCCCCATGTCTACCTTGTTGAAGCCTGCGATCAGTCTAGCCTACAATGGCTTTAGGGCAGGCTGGTTCCTGGCGTCATCCGTGAAAGCTCGAAGGGATATTCTTTCAAACTATAAGTGGGCCAAGTATTACATGGGACTTTCCCACGGTGATTTAGTGGTTAACAGGGATGCGGGTAGAACGCTTAGAATCATAGCTACTAGGGGTTGGGACGAGTTCTATCATGGAAAACTGGCTGAAGAGTTGGTGAGTGAGCTGCAAGAACAGGGGGTCGACCTGGGCTTGGAGGACTTTATGGAGCATGAGGGATTCAGGGTGACTCCTTTGAAGCTCGAGCTTGATGGAAGAACATTCTACGAGCTTCCTCCCAACTCTCAAGGTATAACGACTTTAAACTTGATAACAGCGCTCCACGAGCTTGGCTTGGACAGGTATGGGTTCAACGATCCTCAAAGAATTCTCGCATGGTCCGAGCCTGTTGAGAAATCATACTTGTTTAGAGATAATTTTATAGGAGACCCTGACTACATGGTGGTTAATCCTTACGAGTACCTGCACTACGGGAAAATCAAGGATGTAAAAACATTCGCTACTGAAGGCTTAGGCGGTGGCGACACGACTTTCTTCGTAGTTTCCGATGGGGAGGCCGTTATGGGCTTCATACAGAGCTTATTCCACCCATTTGGCTCCGGGCTCATGATGGGCGGTTTCCCAGTGCAAAACAGGGGAATCGGGTTCGCGAAGACTAAGGGTTTACCTAATAGCCCAGCCCCCAAGAAGCTTCCTCTTCACACGTTATCAATACTTGGGATTGATGCCGAGGAGGGCAAATATATCATAGGATGTGTCGGGGGAGACTATAGGCCGCAGCTTCATTTGCGAGTGTATGAGAACCTCTTCATATATAACATGGATCTTGCTGAGGCGCTAGATGCTCCGAGGTTCATTTATACTAAACCTTATGTTAAGCAAACCGTTGAAGTAGAGCCTCCGCTTAACACGGTTGAGACAGGTAAGATTTCATTAGTGTTGACTAGACCCTACGGAACACATGGCCACGTCCACGTTGCTATTAAGAAGAAGGGATATGTGGTTTTAGGCAACGATCCAAGGAGCGAGGGGATTGCTATTGCTTTGTAA
- a CDS encoding beta-ribofuranosylaminobenzene 5'-phosphate synthase family protein: MAEEITVSAPARLHFGMINPFRRDLRLYLGAGLAVNKPRVEVVVRKNKELSFRGPRSEEVGVKLTPLIEKYDLRKGEVEVRKTIPKHVGLGSTTQLLLSVAKGLLAANDIPFNIEEVSSVLNIGRVSGIGKYAFQYGGFIVDSGVKGKDSATLYMRLRFPEDWRFIIVIPEGRGLSDEEENKVFEAVETIPESLIHEASYHLFVELIPSIIEEDVEGFYEGLEKLQLVVGKMFSKYQGGVFSKHSEKVVDILKKLGVRGVGQSSWGPAVYGVIPPGENPYEIRNRVSSMVSGDVLIVEPDNSGALLTITKQ, encoded by the coding sequence TTGGCTGAGGAAATAACTGTTTCGGCGCCTGCCCGTCTTCACTTTGGAATGATCAATCCTTTTAGAAGAGATCTCAGACTCTACCTGGGAGCCGGATTAGCCGTAAACAAACCCCGGGTTGAAGTTGTTGTTAGAAAGAATAAGGAATTATCCTTCAGAGGGCCCAGATCTGAAGAAGTAGGGGTGAAGCTAACACCACTCATAGAAAAGTATGATTTGCGGAAGGGAGAAGTAGAAGTAAGGAAGACTATTCCGAAGCACGTTGGCCTGGGTTCGACAACGCAACTGCTTCTCTCGGTAGCCAAAGGTCTTCTCGCAGCCAATGATATCCCTTTCAACATTGAGGAAGTCTCATCCGTTTTAAACATTGGAAGGGTTTCCGGCATAGGAAAATACGCATTCCAGTATGGAGGGTTTATCGTTGACTCCGGCGTGAAAGGGAAGGACTCTGCAACGCTTTACATGAGGTTAAGGTTCCCTGAGGATTGGAGGTTTATCATAGTAATACCTGAAGGGCGCGGCTTAAGCGATGAGGAGGAGAATAAGGTTTTCGAGGCTGTCGAAACCATTCCCGAGTCGTTAATTCACGAAGCATCATACCACTTATTCGTTGAATTGATACCCTCAATCATCGAGGAAGATGTTGAAGGTTTCTACGAGGGTTTAGAAAAGCTCCAGCTGGTTGTCGGGAAAATGTTCAGCAAGTATCAAGGAGGTGTTTTCTCGAAGCATTCCGAAAAAGTGGTTGACATTTTAAAGAAGCTGGGTGTTAGAGGGGTAGGCCAGTCCTCGTGGGGTCCCGCGGTCTACGGGGTAATCCCTCCTGGTGAAAACCCCTACGAGATAAGAAACCGTGTCTCCAGCATGGTGAGCGGTGATGTTTTAATAGTTGAGCCAGATAACTCCGGCGCACTCTTAACCATTACAAAGCAATAG
- a CDS encoding DUF447 domain-containing protein, which produces MKIREKVWYEGIVSVLAGEQPYFTPLGFQIVNGVVKLKVYSSAKTSSLLTIYPEAVLNITDDPYLFFLSTFKEQTGGIPKDEVEFINGYPVLRKAYGYIMMKRRKFSPQGEVLLFDYNIEKIMDNPLYCDNIEPYSRCRAFLIEMIIYASKIRDVSIKEGAGDLLNRFEKSLDYSYEIVNKTCMDQAELGIANKLKEMVSGWLRK; this is translated from the coding sequence TTGAAGATTAGGGAAAAGGTGTGGTATGAAGGTATCGTGAGTGTTTTAGCTGGCGAGCAACCCTATTTCACCCCACTCGGCTTTCAAATAGTCAACGGGGTTGTCAAGCTAAAAGTGTATAGTTCTGCGAAAACCTCCTCGCTGTTAACCATATACCCTGAAGCCGTTCTGAACATCACAGACGACCCATATCTATTCTTTCTATCAACATTCAAGGAGCAGACAGGCGGCATTCCTAAAGATGAAGTGGAATTCATAAATGGCTACCCCGTGTTAAGAAAGGCCTATGGCTACATAATGATGAAGAGGAGAAAGTTCTCACCACAGGGTGAAGTGCTTCTTTTTGACTACAACATTGAGAAAATCATGGATAATCCTTTGTACTGTGATAATATTGAGCCTTATTCGAGGTGCAGAGCGTTTCTTATAGAAATGATAATCTATGCATCGAAAATCCGAGACGTATCAATCAAGGAAGGAGCCGGAGACCTCCTGAACCGTTTCGAGAAATCGCTCGACTATTCATATGAAATAGTAAATAAAACATGTATGGATCAGGCTGAATTAGGGATTGCGAACAAGTTGAAGGAGATGGTTTCAGGTTGGCTGAGGAAATAA
- a CDS encoding DUF1464 family protein, with amino-acid sequence MRVLGIDPGTKTMDLCLLDNGEVVGEASIETSKVASNPETVLEEISELKPFDVVVVPSGYGVEPMDLERIPRELLEEWYYTFVLATTREEILESFEKGIIGAKIYFAMVRLVEKLYELEAKKILIPGVINLPTVPLHRKINKIDMGTADKLAVTVLGIHEVASTLGVDYEHVNYIHVELGFGYNAVIGVEKGLIVDGIGGSFTPGPGFLTAGALDLEVAQSIGKLDKKDVFTTGCGPLIGVSTPEDMVEKSGSDWRSKICLEAFIEGVVKAVHQIIHSVKNPDLILLSGRVSRIPGIRVELEKRLGGISKVKVMKGLPGARSVKETAQGYSVVGDGLTGGVFKDLITHVKVGEAVGSALDYVLIPAFFESRLGRNFLRLRGVGFRTQPLNTSWWSS; translated from the coding sequence ATGAGGGTCTTGGGGATAGACCCTGGTACAAAAACCATGGATCTCTGTCTTCTCGACAACGGGGAAGTAGTTGGCGAAGCATCTATCGAAACCAGTAAGGTTGCTTCCAATCCTGAGACAGTCCTTGAAGAAATATCGGAACTTAAGCCTTTCGACGTCGTAGTCGTGCCCTCGGGGTATGGAGTTGAGCCAATGGATTTGGAACGGATTCCGCGAGAACTACTGGAGGAATGGTATTATACGTTCGTCCTGGCTACGACGCGCGAGGAAATATTGGAGAGCTTTGAAAAAGGAATCATAGGCGCTAAAATATATTTTGCCATGGTGAGGCTCGTAGAGAAACTATACGAGCTTGAGGCGAAAAAGATACTTATTCCAGGGGTTATTAACCTACCCACAGTTCCGCTTCACCGAAAGATTAATAAAATAGATATGGGTACTGCTGACAAGCTTGCGGTAACTGTTTTAGGTATTCATGAAGTAGCGAGTACTTTGGGCGTCGACTACGAGCATGTTAATTACATACATGTCGAGCTCGGATTCGGATATAATGCGGTGATAGGGGTTGAAAAAGGCTTAATCGTTGATGGTATTGGAGGCTCATTCACGCCGGGGCCAGGGTTCCTGACAGCTGGGGCGTTAGACTTAGAGGTTGCCCAGTCAATTGGAAAACTCGATAAGAAAGATGTTTTCACAACAGGATGCGGCCCATTGATAGGAGTGTCTACTCCTGAAGACATGGTAGAGAAGTCCGGTAGCGACTGGAGAAGCAAGATATGCCTTGAGGCTTTTATTGAGGGGGTTGTTAAAGCTGTTCACCAGATAATCCACAGTGTTAAGAACCCTGATTTAATCCTGCTCTCAGGGAGGGTTTCGAGAATCCCTGGAATCAGGGTTGAATTGGAGAAGAGATTGGGAGGAATTAGCAAAGTAAAGGTTATGAAGGGATTACCAGGGGCTAGAAGCGTCAAGGAAACGGCTCAAGGGTATTCCGTAGTCGGGGATGGCTTAACAGGTGGGGTGTTCAAAGACCTTATCACCCATGTAAAAGTAGGTGAAGCTGTGGGAAGTGCCTTAGACTATGTCTTAATTCCCGCCTTCTTTGAAAGCAGGCTGGGCAGGAATTTCCTCCGGCTCAGGGGAGTAGGGTTTAGGACCCAGCCCTTGAACACTTCATGGTGGAGTTCTTGA